A window of Chitinophagales bacterium contains these coding sequences:
- the dapB gene encoding 4-hydroxy-tetrahydrodipicolinate reductase → MKIALIGYGKMGKAIEEIALQRGHEIVLKVNDENLADFSEANLKKADVAIEFTGPHSAFENVKQVLTWGIPLVCGSTGWLDRWKEIESLRAETKGSFIYASNFSVGVNIFFELNKRLAELMAPHDDYDVQLEEIHHTQKRDAPSGTAITLAEQVLEKIKRKNTWVNQNSDNPKDLEIVSARIDPAPGTHKVRYSSAIDDIEIIHTAHNRTGFALGAVLAAEFLQGKKGLFTMKDVLGL, encoded by the coding sequence ATGAAGATTGCTTTAATTGGATACGGCAAAATGGGCAAAGCCATTGAAGAGATCGCTTTGCAGCGCGGACATGAAATTGTATTAAAGGTCAATGATGAGAACCTGGCCGATTTCAGTGAAGCCAATCTGAAAAAAGCCGATGTGGCCATTGAGTTCACGGGCCCGCATAGTGCCTTTGAGAATGTAAAGCAGGTATTGACATGGGGCATTCCGTTGGTATGCGGCTCCACCGGCTGGCTTGATAGGTGGAAAGAGATCGAATCACTCCGGGCAGAGACAAAAGGATCGTTTATATATGCCAGTAATTTTAGCGTGGGTGTCAATATCTTTTTTGAACTGAATAAACGATTGGCCGAACTGATGGCTCCCCATGATGATTATGATGTACAATTGGAAGAGATCCATCATACCCAGAAAAGAGATGCCCCGAGCGGAACCGCCATTACCCTGGCAGAACAGGTACTCGAAAAAATAAAAAGAAAGAATACCTGGGTCAACCAGAACAGTGACAATCCCAAAGACCTTGAGATCGTGAGTGCGCGCATAGACCCCGCGCCAGGTACCCATAAAGTGCGCTACAGCTCGGCCATTGATGATATTGAGATCATCCACACGGCGCATAACCGCACCGGTTTTGCCCTGGGTGCGGTATTGGCCGCCGAATTCCTGCAGGGGAAAAAAGGTTTGTTCACCATGAAGGATGTGTTGGGATTATAG